The nucleotide sequence TCGTCGCGATCCTGTGCAGCGTCCTGATCGGAGCCGTCCTGCTGTGAAACGACCCCTGCAGGCGCTCCTTCTCCTCCTCAGCGGCCTGGGCCTTCTCCACGCCACCCTCCTCACCGACCACTACCTCAGATACGTCAAGGAGGGCATGCACCCCCTCCTCATCGCCTCGGGCGCGCTGCTGCTCGTGCTCGGCGCGGCGGAGGCATGGTCACTGTGGAGACGGGACGGGGCCGCCGAGCGGGAGAGCCACGACGGCGACCACGACCATGACGGCGACCACGACGGCGACCAAGACCACGACGGCGACCAAGACCACGACCACGACCACGGCCATGACCACTCCACCCTGCCCCGAGTCGCCTGGCTTCTGCTCCTCCCCGCCCTGAGCCTGCTCTTCTACGCCCCGCCGGCCATCGGCGCGTACACCGCCTCCCGCGAGGCCCCCAAGGCGGTCACGATCACCGAACAGGACGACTTCGACCCCCTGCCGAAGACCTCACCCCTGCCGATGACCCTCACGGACTTCACCCGCCGCGTGCAGCAGGACCGCGACCGGGCCATCGACGGCCGAACCGTCCAGCTGACCGGCTTCGTCACCCCCGACAAGGGGACTGCCGGCAAGGAGGGCGACGAAGCAGGCGGTGGCGGGAACGCCGACTGGTATCTCACCCGCGTGATCTTCAGTTGCTGTGCCGCCGACGCCCAGTTCGTGAAGGTACGCGTCCATGACACCCCGGCCCCGCCCGCCGACACCTGGGTCACCCTCACCGGCACCTGGCACCATGCCGGCACCCTCGGCACGAGCTCCGCCGGGGCGGCTCTCGACGCCCGGACCATCAAGAAGATCACCCGCCCGACCAACGGCTACACGGACGGCCTCCCGCTCACCCCCTCCTGACCCACGGGAACACCGACACGATGCCATTCAGACCCGTTCCCCCCGACTGCGGCGAGAACGAAACGATCACGTACAGATCGGGGATGCTCCAGTCCGTCCTGCCCGTCGTGCTGGGGTTCCTCGGTGGCACGGCACTGGTGTACGCCGGCCTCGCCCTGGCCTCCGACCCGATGGGGGGCGACAGGCTGAGGCAGTGCGTCTCGGGCGCGTTGACGGCCACCGTGGTCGTCGCGGTCCTGCGCCGCAACGACGAGGTGACCCTGGCCGAGGACGCCCTCGTGGTGCGCGGCACCCGGCGCCGGCGGATCCCCTGGACCGGCATCCAGCGCCTGGAGGTCCGCCGCATCCTCGGCGTACGTCAGATCACCGTCCACACCACGGACGGCCGCCGCGCCACGCTGCGCACCCCGATGTCCTTCCTGGACAAGGAGTTCGACCTGAAGGTCGAGATCCTCACGCGGTGGTGGCAGGAGCGGCGTTGAAGCGCACCCCCGTCGCATGCCGTCGCACCCTCTTCGCACTCCGACGCACCCCCT is from Streptomyces sp. NBC_01314 and encodes:
- a CDS encoding TIGR03943 family protein; the encoded protein is MKRPLQALLLLLSGLGLLHATLLTDHYLRYVKEGMHPLLIASGALLLVLGAAEAWSLWRRDGAAERESHDGDHDHDGDHDGDQDHDGDQDHDHDHGHDHSTLPRVAWLLLLPALSLLFYAPPAIGAYTASREAPKAVTITEQDDFDPLPKTSPLPMTLTDFTRRVQQDRDRAIDGRTVQLTGFVTPDKGTAGKEGDEAGGGGNADWYLTRVIFSCCAADAQFVKVRVHDTPAPPADTWVTLTGTWHHAGTLGTSSAGAALDARTIKKITRPTNGYTDGLPLTPS